ATTTGCTGGATTTTTTATTTGTTTATTTATACCATTTCCACTTTTATCACAATTATCGCTTTATGCTATGGTTTGTTTGATTGTTTCTTATCTGTCTTTTGGATTTTTATATCAAGGAATACAATTTAAAAAGCCAATATTTTATAAAAGTATGCGAAGATTAAGAAAACCAAAAATAAATAATATATTTATTATCATCGCTTCTATCGCTATTCTTGCTATTTGTTTGCCAAATTTAAAGTTGGATTATAATTTAGAAAAACTAGATTATGAAAACAAAGAAAGACTTGCTGATAGAGATTTTTTTATAAAAGAATTAGGACAGGATTCTACTATCTTATTACATGCAGATTCTAAAGAAGAACTTCAAAATAATATATATCAAATCGCAAGTAATATAACTCTAAAGTCAAATCCACAGACAGCAAAGATATTGCAAAAAGATGATAAATTTTATGCAAAACTAAATATAGATTCTAATGATTTAGAATCTGCAAAAAAACTAGATTTTGTTGATGCAAGAAGTATAAAAGAGCTTAGTGATGAGATTACAAGCGGAATCTATAAGCCAATGATTAGCATTCTTAGCATTGTGATTGTTATAATGATTGTAATTGTTTTTGCTGTCACTAGATCACTTATAAGCTTTTCTTATACGATAGCCCCACTTAGCATAATAAGTATTTATTTTTTAAATGCAGAAGTAAATATTATGCATTTATTCTCATTGCTTATTATAGTGGTTTCGAGTGTGGATTATGGAATCTATGTCGAAAAAGAAGGTGAAAATATCAAAACCTTACATGCAATCATATTTTCTAGCATAACTACTATTGCTGGATTTGGATTTTTATCATTTAGTAATATTTTAGCCCTTAAGTCATTTGGGCTTACCATCTCTATTGGGCTTATTGTTATTTTGGCTTTACTATTATTTCAAAAAAGACATATAAAAAAAGGAGCATGATTTGCTACAAACTATAAATTTAACGATGACCTACCCGACAAAAAAATTATTTGAAAATATTAATATTAAACTTGATAAAAATAAAAGATATGGACTTATTGGTGCAAATGGTGCTGGAAAATCTACATTTTTAAAGATTCTTAGCGGTGAGCTAGAATCTAGTAGTGGAGAAATAGTAATTGAAAATGGATTAAAGATTGGAATCTTAAAGCAAGATCAATATGCTTATGAGGATTTAAATCTTAGTGATGCTGTTTTGATTGGAAATAAAAGATTATATGATGCAATAAAAAGAAAAAATTATTTATATGAAAATGCAGATTTAAGTGATGATAAGGTAAATGAGGAATTAGGTGAGTTAGAAATAATTTGTGCTGAAGAAGATCCGATGTATGAATATGATACAAATATCGCAAAGATTCTAGAGGAGCTTTCTTTCCCACAAAGTATGCATGACAATCTTATGAAGACAATTCCAAATGGTGATAAATTTAAGATTCTACTTGCTCAAGTTTTATTTCCAAAACCTGATATTTTATTTTTAGATGAACCTACAAATAATCTTGATTTAAAATCAATTGAATGGCTTGAAAATAATCTAAAACATCATGAAGGAACGATGGTAGTAATTAGCCATGATAGACATTTTATCAATTCTGTTTGTACGCATATTTTAGACCTTGATTTTTGCACTATTAGAGAATTTAGTGGTAATTATGATGATTGGTATATCGCATCAAGTATTATTGCAAAGCAACAAGAGGCAGAGAGAAATAAAAAATTAAAAGAAAAAGAGGATTTAGAATCTTTTATTAGACGATTTTCAGCAAATGCAAGCAAGGCAAAGCAAGCCACTTCAAGACAAAGACAACTAGAAAAACTAAATATAGAAGAAGTAAAAGTTAGTTCAAGAAGAGATCCTAGCATTGTATTTAAGCCAAGAAGAGAAATTGGTAATGAAGTCTTTGAGTGCGAAAATATAAGCAAATCTTTTGAATCTAAACTTGTATTTGAAAAGATAGATTTAAGAATCTTGCCAGGTGAAAAGATAGCACTTATTGGACCAAATGGAGTAGGTAAAAGCACATTATGTAAGATTATTGTAGAAGAATTAAGCCCAGATTCTGGAAGTCTAAAACTTGGTGCAACTATACAAAAAGGATATTTTCCCCAAAATATTGCTGAAGAGATAAATGGAGATTTTACTCTTTATGAATGGCTTAGAAGTTTTGATAAAAAAATGGATAGTGGAGAGATAAGAAATGCACTTGGACGAATGCTTTTTAGTGGTGAAGAGCAAGAAAAGAAGCTAAATAATTTAAGCGGTGGTGAAAAGCATAGAATGTATCTCTCAAAGCTCATGATTGAAGGTGGAAATTTTCTAATCTTAGATGAACCTACAAATCACCTTGATTTAGAGGCAATTATCGCACTTGGCGAAGCTTTGTATAAATTTAGCGGAAATATACTTTGTGTTAGTCATGATAGAGAATTAATTGATGCTTTTGCAAATAGGATAATAGAACTAATTCCAACATCAAATGGTGCAAAAATGGTTGATTTTAAAGGTAGCTATGAGGAATATTTAGAAAGCAAAAAATAATGCAAAAAAATGTGATGATTCTAAGTGGAGCAGGACTTAGTGCAGCTAGTGGGCTAAAGACTTTTAGAGATAGTGGCGGATTATGGGAAGAATACGATGTTATGGAGGTTTGTAGCACTCAAGGATTTAAGAAAAATCCACTTAAAGTGCTAGATTTTTATGATGAAAGAAGAGCACAGCTATCAAGTGTAAAACCAAATAAAGCACATGAAATTATTGCTAGTATAAAAGAAAAATATCCAAATAATGTGCATATTTTGACGCAAAATGTGGATGATTTATTAGAGAGAGCAGGTTGCAAAGATGTGGTGCATTTGCATGGATTTTTGCCTGAACTTAGATGTAATAAATGTGGATTTGTATTTAATATTGGTTATGAAAGCTATAAAGATAAAATTTGTTTAAAATGTAGCAGTAACGATGTGCGACATAATATCGTGATGTTTGGCGAGCAAGCCCCTGAATATACTAGGCTTTATAATCTTTTAGAGATTATAGATTTGCTAGTAGTTATTGGCACAAGCGGTGAAGTTTTGCCAATAGATATATTTGCTATAAATTCACCAAAGAGTATTTTAAATAATCTTGATGATCCAAATAATATTGCAAAGCATTTTACTAAAGCCTATATACAGCCAGCTATTAGTGCTTTACCAAAAATAAAATGTGATATTGATGAATTTATGGAATCATAAATTAAGAATTTACATTTTTATTCATTAACATTTAAATCGCCACCTATAAAATTTCTATTCGTCAATTTGCAAGCTTCAAATACTGAAAATCCACCACTTGCAGGATCACATACCAAATCATCTTTGAGAGTTGTAGCTAAAATGAGTTGTTTTTGAAGTTCTATTGGTTTAGAATGGGGGTGAGTTTTTAAGACTTTTTCACACCAAACATCTGGTATATTATGAATCTTCCAAGTATCTTTTGCTTTAATTGGTTTTTTTTGGATTACTATTATATATTCACTTCTTCTACGCGAGCGATATCCCATGCCCATTTTTTCCTTATCCCAAGTAATCATATCAACAATTTGCAAATCATCAATCCACTGCTTTACACCTTCTATGAGATGAAATTTATCAACCCATAAAAATAAATAGCCACTAGGTTTTAATATCCTATTTATTTCTTTTATAAATTTATATACAACTTCATCATTCATTTGGGTTAAACTCACCCTTGCACATCCTCTTTTTTTTCCTTCATTTCCATATTGGAGTTTATCTAAGATTCCACGATATTGCGGGTCAAAAAAGCATACTTTTACACTAGAATTTTCAAGCGATTTTAGAAGTTCTAAACCATCTATTTTATTTTTAAAATTGAGTTTTGGAGTGATTGTATTATTTTTTGATGATTGAGTTTTATCAATCATATTTGCTCTCCTAAGGCTATTTGTTTTTTAAAAATTAATCTTGATATTGTATCTAAACCATATATTTTCAATTTATTTAAGATTCTAGATTCTCTTTTATTTCTAAAATTTCCATATATGCTTTATTTATATCATTGCTATTTATAAAAAAATCACATTCTACTTTTTTGTATTTGATATCATAATATTTTACTAATAACAATTCTGCAACCCTATATTTATCTCCATTTTTAAAAGCATTTATTATTTCATTTTTTATTTCTTTTTTCATATATGGGGAGATTTTTTCTATCGTAGCAAAAAAGTCTTTTTCTTTTATATTTTGATAGAGGTTTAAGATTCTATTTACTCTATATTCTAAATCGCAAGTTATTAGAATCTTTTTGCTATTTTGATATGCTTCATAAAGTGATTTTGGAATGATTATTTCACCTAGCTTTTTACTTTCATTTTCTATTAGTAAAATCCCATTTTTGCTTGTTAGATTATAAAAAAGCATATTTTGAAACATCTTTACACTTTGTGTTTTTACTTGCATAATATCACTTGCTACAAATCCAAAGCTCGAACCAAAATGATTACATAGCATTTCTAAATCTATACTCCAAGATTGTGCTTTTTGTATCAATTCACTTTTTCCACAGCCTGTATTTCCACAAAGTGTAAGAAAAGTTCGATTAATCTTATTGTTTAAATGATTTAATACAATATTTCTATATGCTTTATATCCGCCATCTATTCTCTCTATTCTAAGTTTTAGAGCCATTAATACACTATA
Above is a window of Helicobacter sp. MIT 99-5507 DNA encoding:
- a CDS encoding ABC-F family ATP-binding cassette domain-containing protein, producing MLQTINLTMTYPTKKLFENINIKLDKNKRYGLIGANGAGKSTFLKILSGELESSSGEIVIENGLKIGILKQDQYAYEDLNLSDAVLIGNKRLYDAIKRKNYLYENADLSDDKVNEELGELEIICAEEDPMYEYDTNIAKILEELSFPQSMHDNLMKTIPNGDKFKILLAQVLFPKPDILFLDEPTNNLDLKSIEWLENNLKHHEGTMVVISHDRHFINSVCTHILDLDFCTIREFSGNYDDWYIASSIIAKQQEAERNKKLKEKEDLESFIRRFSANASKAKQATSRQRQLEKLNIEEVKVSSRRDPSIVFKPRREIGNEVFECENISKSFESKLVFEKIDLRILPGEKIALIGPNGVGKSTLCKIIVEELSPDSGSLKLGATIQKGYFPQNIAEEINGDFTLYEWLRSFDKKMDSGEIRNALGRMLFSGEEQEKKLNNLSGGEKHRMYLSKLMIEGGNFLILDEPTNHLDLEAIIALGEALYKFSGNILCVSHDRELIDAFANRIIELIPTSNGAKMVDFKGSYEEYLESKK
- a CDS encoding NAD-dependent deacetylase; this translates as MQKNVMILSGAGLSAASGLKTFRDSGGLWEEYDVMEVCSTQGFKKNPLKVLDFYDERRAQLSSVKPNKAHEIIASIKEKYPNNVHILTQNVDDLLERAGCKDVVHLHGFLPELRCNKCGFVFNIGYESYKDKICLKCSSNDVRHNIVMFGEQAPEYTRLYNLLEIIDLLVVIGTSGEVLPIDIFAINSPKSILNNLDDPNNIAKHFTKAYIQPAISALPKIKCDIDEFMES
- a CDS encoding site-specific DNA-methyltransferase, yielding MIDKTQSSKNNTITPKLNFKNKIDGLELLKSLENSSVKVCFFDPQYRGILDKLQYGNEGKKRGCARVSLTQMNDEVVYKFIKEINRILKPSGYLFLWVDKFHLIEGVKQWIDDLQIVDMITWDKEKMGMGYRSRRRSEYIIVIQKKPIKAKDTWKIHNIPDVWCEKVLKTHPHSKPIELQKQLILATTLKDDLVCDPASGGFSVFEACKLTNRNFIGGDLNVNE
- the mnmH gene encoding tRNA 2-selenouridine(34) synthase MnmH; the encoded protein is MNILESINKANIIIDVRSPSEFSHSHIPNAINLPIFNDDEYKKIGTLYKQNPIEANFLGASIACKNIANMLKSNRDILNHKNKILIYCARGGNRSLSLYSVLMALKLRIERIDGGYKAYRNIVLNHLNNKINRTFLTLCGNTGCGKSELIQKAQSWSIDLEMLCNHFGSSFGFVASDIMQVKTQSVKMFQNMLFYNLTSKNGILLIENESKKLGEIIIPKSLYEAYQNSKKILITCDLEYRVNRILNLYQNIKEKDFFATIEKISPYMKKEIKNEIINAFKNGDKYRVAELLLVKYYDIKYKKVECDFFINSNDINKAYMEILEIKENLES